In Chromobacterium rhizoryzae, one genomic interval encodes:
- a CDS encoding 4-deoxy-4-formamido-L-arabinose-phosphoundecaprenol deformylase, whose translation MKKLALKIDVDTWRGTRDGVPRLMHMLQQHHAKATFLFSLGPDHTGRAIKRVFRPGFLSKVSRTSVVEHYGIRTLLYGTVLPGPDIGKREAELMREVRAQGFEVGIHTWDHIKWQDYVAGKDAAWTRAEMRKAAERFEQIFGEPARTHGAAGWQINDAALAYERELGMLYASDGRGSHPFQPMDDAGQPLGVPQLPTTLPTLDELIGLDGLTADNVHHHILALTEEAPATGHVYTLHAELEGLRLGYTFEHLLVGWQAQGYQLCSCIELFSSLDAAALPAGRVVMGEIPGRSGTLALQA comes from the coding sequence ATGAAAAAACTCGCCCTTAAAATCGACGTCGACACCTGGCGCGGCACTCGCGACGGCGTGCCGCGGCTGATGCACATGCTGCAGCAGCATCATGCCAAGGCCACGTTTTTGTTCAGCCTGGGCCCGGACCATACCGGCCGCGCGATCAAGCGGGTGTTCCGTCCCGGCTTCCTGTCCAAGGTGTCCCGCACTTCGGTGGTGGAGCACTACGGCATCCGCACCCTGCTCTACGGCACCGTGCTGCCCGGCCCGGACATCGGCAAGCGCGAGGCGGAACTGATGCGCGAAGTGCGCGCGCAGGGCTTCGAGGTCGGCATTCACACCTGGGACCACATCAAGTGGCAGGATTACGTCGCCGGCAAGGACGCCGCCTGGACCCGCGCCGAAATGCGCAAGGCGGCCGAGCGCTTCGAACAGATCTTCGGCGAGCCGGCGCGCACCCACGGCGCGGCCGGCTGGCAGATCAACGACGCGGCGCTGGCCTATGAGCGCGAACTGGGCATGCTTTACGCGTCCGACGGCCGCGGCAGCCACCCCTTCCAGCCGATGGACGACGCCGGCCAGCCCCTGGGCGTGCCGCAGCTGCCCACCACGCTGCCGACGCTGGACGAATTGATAGGCCTGGACGGCCTCACCGCCGACAACGTCCATCACCATATCCTGGCGCTGACCGAAGAAGCGCCGGCCACCGGCCATGTGTACACCCTGCACGCCGAGCTGGAAGGCCTGCGTCTGGGCTATACCTTCGAGCATCTGCTGGTGGGCTGGCAAGCCCAGGGCTATCAGCTGTGCAGCTGCATCGAGCTGTTCAGCAGCCTGGACGCGGCCGCGCTGCCCGCCGGCCGCGTGGTGATGGGAGAGATTCCCGGCCGCAGCGGCACGCTGGCGCTGCAAGCCTAA
- a CDS encoding glycosyltransferase: MKSVIDLSVVIPVYNEQDVLPALFDRLYPALDALGVRYEVVFVNDGSRDKSPAMLAAQFDLRPDVTRVVLFNGNFGQHRAILAGFEYSRGERVVTLDADLQNPPEDIKLLLAEMDKGHDYVGSIRRQRNDSLWRHLASRAMNRLREKLTRIKMTDQGCMMRAYSRRIIDTINQCNELHTFIPALAYQFAQNPTEVTVGHEERFAGESKYSLYSLIRLNFDLMTGFSIVPLQLFSLLGMLVSAGSGVLVVYLVLRRLIVGPEVGGLFTLFAIAFLLIGIALFGIGLLGEYIGRIYQEVRDRPRYVIGAVLEQKDKP, encoded by the coding sequence ATGAAAAGCGTAATCGATCTTTCCGTCGTCATCCCGGTATACAACGAGCAGGACGTGCTGCCGGCGCTGTTCGACCGCCTCTACCCGGCGCTGGACGCGCTGGGCGTGCGTTATGAAGTCGTCTTCGTCAACGACGGCAGCCGCGACAAGAGTCCGGCCATGCTCGCCGCGCAGTTCGACCTGCGCCCGGACGTGACCCGGGTGGTGCTGTTCAACGGCAATTTCGGCCAGCATCGCGCCATCCTGGCCGGCTTCGAATACAGCCGCGGCGAGCGGGTGGTGACGCTGGACGCCGACCTGCAGAACCCGCCGGAGGACATCAAGCTGCTGCTGGCGGAAATGGACAAGGGACACGACTACGTCGGCTCCATCCGCCGCCAGCGCAACGACAGCCTGTGGCGCCATCTGGCCAGCCGCGCGATGAACCGCCTGCGCGAGAAGCTGACCCGCATCAAGATGACCGACCAGGGCTGCATGATGCGCGCCTACAGCCGCCGCATCATCGACACCATCAATCAGTGCAACGAACTGCACACCTTCATCCCGGCGCTGGCCTATCAGTTCGCGCAGAACCCGACCGAAGTCACCGTCGGCCATGAAGAGCGCTTCGCCGGCGAATCCAAGTATTCGCTGTACAGCCTGATCCGCCTGAACTTCGACCTGATGACCGGCTTCTCCATCGTGCCGCTGCAGCTGTTCTCGCTGCTGGGCATGCTGGTTTCCGCCGGCTCCGGCGTGCTGGTGGTCTATCTGGTGCTGCGCCGCCTCATCGTTGGACCGGAAGTGGGCGGCCTGTTCACCCTGTTCGCCATCGCCTTCTTGCTGATCGGCATCGCGCTGTTCGGCATCGGCCTGCTTGGCGAATACATCGGCCGCATCTACCAAGAAGTGCGGGACAGACCGCGCTATGTGATCGGCGCGGTGCTGGAGCAAAAGGACAAGCCATGA
- a CDS encoding formyltransferase: MKAVVFAYHNVGVRCLKALIGGGVEVALVVTHRDNPKENIWFASVEQVARDYGIPVITPDDPNTPETLAQVQAARPDFLFSFYYRHMLKAPLLESAARGAFNMHGSLLPKYRGRVPINWAIIHGETETGASLHVMNVKPDNGPVVDQMAVPILPDDNADEVFAKVTVAAEMVLARSLPALLAGQTEFRRQDLSQGGYFGGRKPEDGRIDPRAGAAQLHNFVRALTHPFPGAFADTEGGRLVIWKTLRAGGHGQQLQAARLHSEHGALWLDAVDGGRLKVLSATLDGAALDPATAVALTLA, from the coding sequence ATGAAAGCCGTGGTCTTCGCTTATCACAATGTCGGCGTGCGCTGCCTGAAGGCGCTGATCGGCGGCGGCGTGGAAGTGGCGCTGGTGGTCACCCACCGCGACAATCCCAAGGAAAACATCTGGTTCGCCAGCGTGGAGCAAGTCGCCCGCGACTACGGCATTCCGGTGATCACCCCGGACGACCCGAACACGCCGGAAACGCTGGCCCAAGTGCAGGCCGCGCGGCCGGACTTCCTGTTCTCTTTTTATTACCGCCACATGCTGAAGGCCCCGCTGCTGGAATCCGCGGCGCGCGGCGCCTTCAATATGCACGGCTCGCTGCTGCCCAAATACCGCGGCCGGGTGCCGATCAACTGGGCCATCATCCACGGCGAAACCGAAACCGGCGCCAGCTTGCACGTGATGAACGTCAAACCGGACAACGGCCCCGTCGTCGACCAGATGGCGGTGCCCATTCTGCCGGACGACAACGCCGACGAAGTGTTCGCCAAGGTCACCGTAGCCGCGGAAATGGTGCTGGCCCGCAGCCTGCCGGCCCTGCTCGCCGGTCAGACCGAGTTCCGCCGGCAGGACTTGAGCCAGGGCGGCTATTTCGGCGGCCGCAAGCCGGAAGACGGCCGCATCGATCCGCGGGCCGGCGCCGCCCAGCTGCACAACTTCGTGCGCGCGCTGACCCACCCGTTCCCGGGCGCCTTCGCCGACACCGAAGGCGGACGGCTGGTGATCTGGAAAACCCTGCGCGCCGGCGGCCACGGCCAGCAATTGCAAGCGGCCCGGCTACACTCAGAACACGGCGCGCTGTGGCTGGACGCCGTGGACGGCGGCCGCCTGAAGGTTCTGTCCGCCACGCTGGACGGCGCGGCGCTGGATCCGGCGACGGCGGTGGCGCTGACGCTGGCCTGA
- a CDS encoding ATP-binding protein — MRFQHLSGLLVLCGVLSACADQGSKIPLSREEEAWVSRNPVVDVYVLRSKPAAKRKNSNVHYKGVEAFFLQYVSEKSGLRFNIVQVHSAQALIEASGNGRAMMLASINQDAIGELNLNKNYYFTQPYSSQPLMAITRRDYPVVFDHDNLHGRKLAFIFNDNSRSWLLGDHANPDLVAAETPTQALLAIQDRRADIGLVPESYARFLLNYRFPDLSSSGALPGYYAIYRMGVSKHQPLLYAILRRSLDTMSADDVDAARSAWEEQVAPRPSVSSVFRSYAGEGTLLVLLFFVLLLVIRTTTLLLRKARTGEAAKSEFLAVVSHEIRTPMNAIIAAGELLQTMSLGEKQRELVLQSNLAASSLLQLLNNILNASRLDAGQESLDPSFVNVGSILEDQVRLYALAAKMKGLELRYVHALPERAFWLDASHLQRVLHNLMSNAIKFTDKGTVTLKADLRRGKSSRKRGVLVCQVIDTGIGVPLAAQKNIFDAFVQADSVATRKFGGSGLGLSICKRLVELMQGRITLDSDGASGTILTIKLPVRLGPALVKEAAEEEASGPPQAVGQGQLVLVVEDHPANQLMICEQLRQLGCRATVASTGMSSLSILKEHPEVRLILMDCSLPDISGYEATRRIRAWEREEGGALLPIVAISAANDDLHRERCMDSGMNGVLVKPLRLRDLQHILLMWLPDAAPVSEAVESPPQVSGLWQMFIEHNERDYRQAVRAVQHAHWSTASQHLHRISGAALTMEQRELAELARELEGMLLQGGAEGLEEHMDALRAMLDQLAAQTPPAGK; from the coding sequence GTGCGATTTCAACATTTGAGCGGCCTGCTCGTCCTGTGCGGCGTTTTGTCCGCTTGCGCCGACCAGGGCAGCAAGATCCCGCTGAGCCGGGAGGAAGAGGCCTGGGTCAGCCGGAATCCGGTGGTGGACGTGTACGTGCTCAGGTCCAAACCGGCGGCCAAGCGCAAGAACAGCAACGTCCATTACAAGGGGGTCGAGGCTTTTTTCCTGCAGTACGTCAGCGAGAAAAGCGGTTTGCGCTTCAATATCGTGCAAGTGCATTCGGCGCAGGCCCTGATCGAGGCCAGCGGCAATGGGCGGGCGATGATGCTGGCCAGCATCAATCAGGACGCGATCGGCGAACTGAACCTGAACAAGAATTACTACTTCACCCAGCCGTATTCCTCGCAGCCCTTGATGGCGATCACGCGCCGCGACTACCCGGTGGTGTTCGACCACGACAATCTGCACGGGCGCAAGCTCGCCTTCATCTTCAACGACAACTCGCGCTCCTGGCTGTTGGGCGATCACGCCAACCCGGACCTGGTGGCGGCGGAGACGCCCACTCAGGCCTTGCTGGCGATCCAGGACCGGAGGGCGGACATCGGCCTGGTGCCGGAAAGCTATGCGCGCTTCCTGCTGAATTACCGTTTCCCCGATCTGAGCAGCTCCGGCGCGCTGCCCGGCTATTACGCCATTTACCGGATGGGGGTCAGCAAGCACCAGCCCTTGCTCTACGCCATCCTGCGGCGCAGCCTGGACACGATGTCGGCCGACGACGTCGACGCCGCCCGCTCCGCCTGGGAGGAGCAAGTGGCGCCGCGGCCGTCCGTCTCCAGCGTGTTCAGGAGTTACGCCGGCGAAGGCACCCTGCTGGTGCTGCTGTTCTTCGTCCTGCTGCTGGTGATACGCACCACCACCTTGCTGCTGCGCAAGGCGAGGACGGGCGAAGCGGCCAAGAGCGAGTTTCTGGCGGTGGTCAGTCATGAAATCCGCACGCCGATGAACGCCATCATCGCCGCCGGCGAACTGCTGCAGACCATGTCCTTGGGCGAGAAACAGCGGGAGCTGGTGCTGCAATCCAATCTGGCGGCCAGCAGCCTGCTGCAACTGCTCAACAATATTCTCAACGCCTCGCGGCTGGACGCGGGCCAGGAAAGCCTGGACCCGTCCTTCGTCAACGTCGGCTCCATTCTGGAAGACCAGGTCAGGCTGTACGCCTTGGCGGCCAAGATGAAGGGGCTGGAGCTGCGCTACGTCCATGCACTGCCGGAGCGCGCCTTCTGGCTGGACGCTTCGCATTTGCAGCGGGTGCTGCACAATCTGATGTCCAACGCGATCAAGTTCACCGACAAGGGCACGGTCACGTTGAAGGCGGACTTGCGCCGCGGAAAATCAAGCCGCAAGCGCGGCGTGCTGGTGTGCCAGGTGATAGACACCGGCATAGGCGTGCCGCTGGCGGCGCAGAAGAATATTTTCGACGCTTTCGTGCAGGCGGACTCCGTCGCCACCCGCAAGTTCGGCGGTTCGGGGCTGGGGCTGAGCATCTGCAAGCGTTTGGTGGAGTTGATGCAGGGGCGCATCACGCTGGACAGCGACGGCGCGTCCGGGACCATTCTCACCATCAAGCTGCCGGTGCGTTTGGGGCCGGCGCTGGTCAAGGAGGCGGCGGAGGAAGAAGCCTCCGGCCCGCCGCAGGCGGTGGGGCAGGGGCAGCTGGTGCTGGTGGTGGAAGACCATCCGGCCAATCAGCTGATGATTTGCGAGCAGCTGCGCCAATTGGGCTGCCGCGCCACGGTGGCCAGCACCGGCATGAGCAGCTTGTCCATCCTGAAGGAACACCCGGAGGTGCGCTTGATCCTGATGGACTGCAGCCTGCCGGACATCAGCGGTTACGAGGCGACGCGGCGCATCCGCGCATGGGAGCGCGAGGAGGGCGGCGCTTTGCTGCCCATCGTGGCGATTTCCGCGGCCAATGACGATCTGCACCGGGAACGGTGCATGGACAGCGGCATGAACGGCGTGCTGGTCAAGCCCCTGCGGCTCAGGGATTTGCAGCATATCTTGCTCATGTGGCTGCCGGACGCGGCGCCGGTCTCCGAGGCCGTCGAATCTCCGCCCCAGGTCAGCGGTCTATGGCAGATGTTCATCGAGCATAACGAGCGCGATTACCGCCAGGCGGTGCGGGCGGTCCAGCACGCTCACTGGTCCACGGCCAGCCAGCATCTGCACCGGATCTCCGGCGCGGCCTTGACCATGGAGCAGCGCGAGCTGGCGGAATTGGCGCGGGAACTGGAGGGCATGCTGTTGCAGGGCGGCGCGGAAGGCTTGGAGGAGCACATGGACGCTTTGCGCGCGATGCTGGACCAACTGGCCGCGCAGACGCCGCCGGCCGGGAAATGA
- a CDS encoding response regulator transcription factor, with amino-acid sequence MRKRISLMILDDHDVVRVGLEAKLKQYPEFEIVGSFAQSTQLLAVFRKRLPDVLLMDFSLGSNEVDGLNLIQSINVRYPECKVLVLSSVDLVGTVNLMLRAGARGFFSKSQPVDALAGAIHSVYAGRVYLTVKMMSEMNLLLSGDIKLEEGRTLDPYARLSPREREVVRCCLDGMSTSQIAEKFSRSIKTVSTQKKAAFQKLGINTDRELFLLNSKLE; translated from the coding sequence ATGAGAAAAAGAATATCGCTGATGATTCTGGATGACCATGACGTGGTCAGGGTGGGGCTGGAGGCCAAGCTCAAGCAATACCCGGAGTTCGAGATTGTCGGCAGTTTCGCGCAGAGCACCCAGTTGCTGGCGGTTTTCCGCAAGCGGCTGCCGGATGTCTTGTTGATGGATTTCTCCCTGGGCAGCAACGAGGTGGACGGACTGAACCTGATTCAGTCCATCAATGTCCGTTATCCGGAGTGCAAAGTCCTGGTGCTGTCGTCGGTGGACCTGGTAGGAACGGTCAATCTGATGCTGCGCGCGGGCGCCAGGGGTTTTTTCAGCAAGTCGCAGCCGGTGGACGCGCTGGCGGGCGCCATCCACAGCGTTTATGCCGGGCGGGTGTATCTGACCGTCAAGATGATGAGCGAGATGAATCTCTTGCTGTCGGGCGACATCAAGCTGGAGGAGGGGCGGACGCTGGACCCGTATGCGCGTTTGTCGCCGCGGGAGCGCGAGGTGGTGCGCTGCTGTCTGGACGGCATGAGCACCAGCCAGATCGCGGAGAAGTTCTCGCGCAGCATCAAGACGGTCAGCACTCAGAAAAAAGCGGCTTTCCAGAAACTGGGCATCAATACGGACAGGGAGTTGTTTTTATTGAACTCCAAATTGGAGTAG
- a CDS encoding bifunctional UDP-4-keto-pentose/UDP-xylose synthase — MKKVLILGVNGFIGHHLTKRIIETTDWHIYGMDMHDDRVAEWKDHPRFHFFEGDITINKEWIEYHVKKCDVVLPLVAIATPSTYVNNPLRVFELDFEANLPIVRQCVQYKKHLVFPSTSEVYGMCHDEEFDPENSELICGPINKPRWIYSCSKQLMDRVIHAYGMQEGLNYTLFRPFNWIGGGLDNINTPKEGSSRVITQFLGHIVRGETIKLVDGGHQKRAFTYVDDGISALMKIIENQDGKASGQIYNIGNPANNYSIRELSAMMLDLARVYPEYQLNADKVKIEETTSGAYYGKGYQDVQNRVPKIANTMADLDWKPSVTMADALRGIYDYYRDQVAASRDLSE; from the coding sequence ATGAAAAAAGTACTGATCCTCGGCGTCAACGGCTTCATCGGCCACCACCTGACCAAGCGCATCATCGAAACCACCGACTGGCACATCTACGGCATGGACATGCACGATGACCGCGTGGCCGAGTGGAAAGACCATCCGCGCTTCCACTTCTTCGAAGGCGACATCACCATCAACAAGGAGTGGATCGAGTACCACGTGAAGAAGTGCGACGTGGTGCTGCCGCTGGTGGCCATCGCCACCCCGTCCACCTATGTGAACAATCCGCTGCGCGTGTTCGAGCTGGACTTCGAAGCCAACCTGCCCATCGTGCGCCAGTGCGTGCAGTACAAGAAACACCTGGTGTTCCCGTCCACCTCGGAAGTCTACGGCATGTGCCATGACGAAGAGTTCGACCCGGAAAACTCCGAGCTGATCTGCGGCCCGATCAACAAGCCGCGCTGGATTTACTCCTGCTCCAAACAGCTGATGGACCGCGTGATCCACGCCTACGGCATGCAGGAAGGCCTGAACTACACCCTGTTCCGTCCGTTCAACTGGATCGGCGGCGGCCTGGACAACATCAACACGCCGAAGGAAGGCTCCAGCCGCGTGATCACCCAGTTCCTGGGCCACATCGTGCGCGGCGAGACCATCAAGCTGGTGGACGGCGGCCATCAAAAGCGCGCCTTCACCTATGTGGACGACGGCATCAGCGCGCTGATGAAGATCATCGAAAACCAGGACGGCAAGGCTTCCGGTCAGATCTACAATATCGGCAACCCGGCCAACAACTACTCCATCCGCGAACTGTCCGCGATGATGCTGGACCTGGCCCGCGTCTACCCGGAATACCAGCTGAACGCCGACAAGGTGAAGATCGAGGAAACCACCTCCGGCGCTTACTACGGCAAAGGCTATCAGGACGTGCAGAACCGCGTGCCCAAGATCGCCAACACCATGGCGGACCTGGACTGGAAACCGAGCGTGACTATGGCCGACGCGCTGCGCGGCATCTACGACTACTACCGCGACCAAGTAGCCGCCAGCCGCGACCTGTCCGAGTAA